In Rhodothermales bacterium, the following are encoded in one genomic region:
- a CDS encoding cob(I)yrinic acid a,c-diamide adenosyltransferase, with protein sequence MKIYTGTGDSGTTGILGGSRVAKHHPRIEAYGTVDELNAAIGMVLSHETSVDTLGPTANMLKRIQSELFVVGADLATPLDARVDVPRVEERMVRQLEADIDGTDEGLDELKSFILPGGIPVAASLHFARTVCRRAERRVVQFGESAEINEKTVVYLNRLADLLFVMARHANASAGSVDVIWKSE encoded by the coding sequence ATGAAGATCTATACTGGAACAGGCGACTCCGGAACGACCGGCATTCTGGGTGGCAGTCGCGTTGCGAAGCATCATCCGCGAATCGAAGCCTACGGTACGGTAGACGAACTGAATGCCGCCATAGGCATGGTCCTGAGTCACGAAACAAGCGTCGATACGCTGGGGCCGACTGCAAATATGTTGAAACGCATTCAGTCCGAGCTCTTCGTGGTCGGTGCGGATCTGGCCACTCCTCTGGACGCCCGGGTAGACGTCCCAAGGGTCGAGGAACGAATGGTCAGACAACTGGAGGCCGACATCGACGGAACGGACGAGGGGCTCGACGAACTCAAGTCATTCATCCTGCCCGGTGGAATTCCGGTTGCGGCTTCACTGCATTTCGCCCGAACAGTCTGCCGCCGCGCTGAGCGACGAGTCGTCCAGTTCGGAGAGTCGGCAGAAATCAACGAAAAGACGGTGGTTTATCTCAATCGTCTCGCGGATCTCCTGTTTGTGATGGCGCGACATGCGAACGCGTCGGCCGGGTCGGTTGACGTGATCTGGAAGAGCGAATAG